CTTTTATGAATCAGCTCAAACAGGTTATTTTATTTCACTCTTCAGCTCTTTTCAAAAACAGGAAATTTACAGTCTTTTCAGCTGCTGACTGTATACGCGCCCTATCCGCTGGATAGTATCCGCTTCTTCCGGGTCTTTATCGTCACGGATGCGGATGAAACGGGGAAAACGAAGTGCAAAACCCGAGTCGTAGTTGGGGCTTTTCTGGATTTCCTCAAAAGCGATTTCAAGGACAACCTTTGGCCTGATAGCAAATACTCCTCCGGCTTCTCCGCCTTCCATTAGCCCTGAGAGTATTTCCGTAAGCTCTTTTAGCTGATCGTCCGTAAGCCCCGTGCCGACCTTGCCTACCTGCAGGAAGCGAGTAGTATCGGGGTCGTAACAGGCAACGGTATAAGAGCCGATCAGGTTTGCCCTGCGCCCGAAACCCCATTCAGCTCCGACAATTACAAGGTCAAGAGTGTCCATGAGAGGTTTTTTCTTGAGCCAGTTTTTTCCGCGTTTTCCAGGAGAATAAACGGAATTCGGGTTTTTAACCATAACTCCTTCATGCCCGGCTTTTAAGGCTTCCCTGTAGATCTTCTCCACAAGCTCAAGGTCTCCGGTTATGACCTGCTCAGCCACGGAAATGGACTTTGAGTCCTCGACAGAACTCTCAACACAGGACTCAAGAGCTTTCCTCCTCTCGAGAAGCGGGAGATCTATCAAAGTTTTGCCGTTGATGTACATAATGTCAAAAAAGTTGAGCTGGATAGGAATTCCGAGTGCCTTTTCCCTGACATCGTACTTTCGCCTGAAACGCTTGAGAATTTCCTGAAAAGCCCTTGGAACCCCATTTTCGTCCACAGCTACGGCTTCTCCGTCAAGGATCGCTGACTCAGCTTTTACATGTTTTCGGACTATTTCAACGAGGTCAGGGAGGGAACTGGTAACATTTTCAAGTTTACGCGAAAAAAGAGTTACGGAATTTCCGTCCTTGTGGATCTGGACCCTGGCCCCATCAAATTTCCATTCAATTGCAACCTCCTTCATGGCTCTTATATCAGCATCTATGTCAGGGCTGATCTGAGAAAGCATCATCTTGATAGGGCGGTTAATTTCTATCCCGAGTCTCTCGAGAGCTTCAACCCCTCCTTTTTTAGCCGCTGCAGCCACTATTCCGAGGTCATTTGTAACCATGAAGGAATGTTCCACAATCTCTGCAGGAACAGAAAAAGCTTTTGCAATAGCGTCCCTGACAACTCCTTCTCCCACGCCTATCCTGAGTTCTTCAAGCGCAAGCCTTGAGATGTATTTTGCTTCCCTAGGACTTGATGAAGTGAACAGAAACTGGAGGTTTTTGACCTTAATATCCTGTGAACCTTTTCCAGAAGCTTCTGATGCGATCTTGAAACGCCTGTAAACCTCTGTTATTGATAGCTCTGGCTTTTCCTCAAAGAAAGAAGAGAATGTCACCTGATTTTTTCTTTTTTCTTTAAGGATAAGGAGTGCTGTATCCCCTATATCTCCGGTCGTCCGGACAAGAGATTCTATACTGTGTATGGACATGCCTGAGGCTTTGGAAAGAGAAACGTAAAGCAGGCTTGTGCCAATCCCGAGCTGTTCCCCACTCCAGGCAGGAAAAACCTCACTCATAATAAAATGAGTGGCAACAGGAAGCTCTTCAACATCAACCTTTTTGAGAAGGTCGGCAACCTTATTTGTGGTCTCTATAGTGCTTGATATTTTTTCAATTGCCTGGCACGTTTCTGCAAATTCCCTGAAACTTGTCATTACCCACACAGCCTCTTTTATTTTTGTTTTTCAGATTCCGGTCAATGGAAGCCTGTATCTTCAAGTATTTACTGATTTCCGTAAATTGCAATCAGGTCACTGAGAATTGCACTTGCCGTTTCTACAGGTCCTGCACCCTTACCCGTAACTGTAATTTCTCCTGCAAGCTCGGTATCTATGGAAGCCACATTAAGAGTGCCCCTCACGTCAAGAGGGTGATTGATGGGCACAAGCCTCGGAGCAACATGGATTCTTTCCCTGCTGACCTCTCCTATGAGCTTGATCACGTGCCCCCTTTCATAAGCCATTTCCAGAGCTTCGGGAGTAATTTTCGTGATCCCTGTAACCTCAACATCCTTATACGTTGCATTGAGGCCGAAAATCGCATTGGCAAGGATTACAAGCTTGCAGGCAGTATCAATCCCGTCCACATCGTATGTGGGGTCGGTTTCGGCGATTCCGAGTTCCATGGACTCGGCGAGAATGTCTTTATAACTTGCCCTTTCTTCAAGCATCCTGGTAAGGATATAATTGCATGTCCCGTTCAAAATCCCTTTGATGCTTTTAAGCCTGTTTCCTGCAAGAACCTCATTTGCCAGGTTAATGATGGGCATGGAACCGCCAACCGTAGCTTCGAACCTGAAACTGGACCCCGCAACTTTTGCGGCTTCCATCAGTTCTCTGTATTTCAGGGTAAGTGGACCTTTATTGGAGGTAATGACATCTTTACCGATTTCGAAGGCTGCAAACATATTCTGAAGCCCCGCTCCTCCGGTGACGATATTTGTGGGAGTGGTCTCTATAACAAGGTCGTGGTCTATGGACTTTATAACCTCAACGCCTGTAATTTTTTCTATAGCAACCGTGCCCGTGGTTCTTTTGCGTGCAAGGCAGTCTGCAAGGTCAACACCTTCGGGATTTATAGTAGCTCCTCTTGAGTCCACTACAGCGACCACTATAATTTCCAGCCCGATACTTTCCAGATACTCTTTTTTCATAAGGAGTACCTCGGCTACACCCTGTCCGATTGCACCAAATCCTAAAATAGAACAGCGCACTGTTTTCATATTTTCAAATCTCCTTCTCTATCAGGCCTGGATGTCTATTGGAAGCACCATCAGCAAATCTTTCTTTGCCGAGACTTTTTTCAGAATATCAAGCGCCTTTTGCAGGTCTTCTTTGCCCACAGCATCGACTCTGATCAGGGCTGAAGAAAGCAAATTAATGCCTGGCATGGATAGTGAAAGATCCACGACTTCCGCAAACCCGGTCTTATCAATCTCGTCAATAGTGTCCTGTATCCCTGTATGGACCACGTGCCCTATAAGAACCACATTTATGCTTTCTCTGAAACGATGTTCTCCAACCCTTACAACTCTTATCCCATTTTCCTCAAGTTTTGCCTTTATTGCTTCTATACTTTCAGGTTTCATCTCAAGTACGAGCTGTACGGGTACCGTCTTTCTGGGGGTCCTTTTCTGATGATGATGCAAAACCGTTATCAGGTTAGCTTTGAATTCCGAAAGAGGCTGGAGGGCTAAAAGCATCTGCCCGGGCACATCTTTTAATTCAATGTCCATGGAAACTCGCATAGTGTCCCTCGTGCAATTTATAATATTCAAGTACGTCAAATAATAATAGATTAATTTTAATGAACATACGATATTTATATAAAGTAACTGATTTTGCCAGATTATAAAAGGCAGTTCCTGCATAACGAATCAGGATGCGAACCGGAAATATCATATGCCAAGTCTTTGAAATTTTTATTACTTTTCCTGCTGCTTAGTAGATTAATTCAGTTATATAGTTTGCTATTTATGGTTTTTCAAAAGAGGTAAGAGTTTAGGTAAGAGTTTAATACTTCATTCAAATTACTATTTTGTTTATACATCCCACTTATCCTGTACCAACTTACTTCTATACATTTTACTTACTTCTAACATCTCACTTACTTCTAGCATCTCACTTACTTCTAACATCTCACTTACTTCTAACATCTCACTTACTTCTAACATCTCACTTACTTTTATACATCCCACTTACTCCTATACATTCGCTTACTCCTTCTTTTCCAGAAACTCTCCCTG
This window of the Methanosarcina mazei S-6 genome carries:
- a CDS encoding homoserine dehydrogenase, whose amino-acid sequence is MKTVRCSILGFGAIGQGVAEVLLMKKEYLESIGLEIIVVAVVDSRGATINPEGVDLADCLARKRTTGTVAIEKITGVEVIKSIDHDLVIETTPTNIVTGGAGLQNMFAAFEIGKDVITSNKGPLTLKYRELMEAAKVAGSSFRFEATVGGSMPIINLANEVLAGNRLKSIKGILNGTCNYILTRMLEERASYKDILAESMELGIAETDPTYDVDGIDTACKLVILANAIFGLNATYKDVEVTGITKITPEALEMAYERGHVIKLIGEVSRERIHVAPRLVPINHPLDVRGTLNVASIDTELAGEITVTGKGAGPVETASAILSDLIAIYGNQ
- a CDS encoding ATP-dependent DNA ligase, which codes for MTSFREFAETCQAIEKISSTIETTNKVADLLKKVDVEELPVATHFIMSEVFPAWSGEQLGIGTSLLYVSLSKASGMSIHSIESLVRTTGDIGDTALLILKEKRKNQVTFSSFFEEKPELSITEVYRRFKIASEASGKGSQDIKVKNLQFLFTSSSPREAKYISRLALEELRIGVGEGVVRDAIAKAFSVPAEIVEHSFMVTNDLGIVAAAAKKGGVEALERLGIEINRPIKMMLSQISPDIDADIRAMKEVAIEWKFDGARVQIHKDGNSVTLFSRKLENVTSSLPDLVEIVRKHVKAESAILDGEAVAVDENGVPRAFQEILKRFRRKYDVREKALGIPIQLNFFDIMYINGKTLIDLPLLERRKALESCVESSVEDSKSISVAEQVITGDLELVEKIYREALKAGHEGVMVKNPNSVYSPGKRGKNWLKKKPLMDTLDLVIVGAEWGFGRRANLIGSYTVACYDPDTTRFLQVGKVGTGLTDDQLKELTEILSGLMEGGEAGGVFAIRPKVVLEIAFEEIQKSPNYDSGFALRFPRFIRIRDDKDPEEADTIQRIGRVYSQQLKRL
- a CDS encoding amino acid-binding protein — protein: MRVSMDIELKDVPGQMLLALQPLSEFKANLITVLHHHQKRTPRKTVPVQLVLEMKPESIEAIKAKLEENGIRVVRVGEHRFRESINVVLIGHVVHTGIQDTIDEIDKTGFAEVVDLSLSMPGINLLSSALIRVDAVGKEDLQKALDILKKVSAKKDLLMVLPIDIQA